A part of Thermotoga petrophila RKU-1 genomic DNA contains:
- a CDS encoding type II secretion system protein — protein sequence MRRRAGFTLIELLIVMAIIAALMAVLIPSVTGAMRKATATKIAVQLRNIEQAVEQYLYSMLPKSDDLDQSPYNDLDRNQDFRDFTNVGLLNNDEVDIKLIPDDNNKRIKIALYYNAPSTVIAQLIVGTLREAYGGGTTKNLGSLDDVDENTDDGAYYNNTNVFIIKSIDAFWW from the coding sequence ATGAGGAGAAGAGCGGGTTTCACGTTGATTGAGCTTCTGATCGTCATGGCTATCATCGCGGCTCTGATGGCGGTGCTCATTCCATCAGTAACAGGGGCAATGAGAAAAGCAACTGCCACAAAGATAGCGGTGCAACTGAGAAACATAGAGCAAGCGGTGGAACAATATCTGTATTCTATGTTGCCAAAGTCTGATGATTTAGACCAGTCACCATATAATGATCTTGATAGAAATCAGGATTTCAGAGATTTTACAAATGTTGGGCTTCTAAACAACGACGAAGTTGATATTAAACTAATACCTGATGATAATAATAAAAGGATAAAAATTGCCCTCTATTACAATGCTCCTAGTACCGTCATAGCACAGCTGATAGTAGGTACTCTCAGAGAAGCGTACGGTGGTGGAACGACGAAAAATCTTGGCTCGCTAGATGATGTTGATGAAAATACTGACGATGGAGCTTACTACAATAACACCAATGTTTTTA